Genomic window (Candidatus Omnitrophota bacterium):
AATAAGCAGGAACTGATGAAAAAACTTGGACGCAAAGAATTGGTCGTGGAACTAAAAGATCCGCTTGCCGCGATCCCTGATCTATTAGCGCCTTGGAAATTGGGCCTCAATGCCGATAGAACGCAACTTGTTTACACCTACGATTCTACCAAGGATGATAACGGGATCGCTGACCTTTTAGCCAAGCTTTCCCAGTCAGGCATTGTTTATAAAGATATTCATACCGATCAACATTCGCTGGAAGAGATTTTCATCGAGCTGGTAAAATAAAAATGAACCTCTACTCCGTTTACGCTATTTACAAATTTGAAATGCATCGATGGTTTCGAACGGTCGGGCAGAGCATTGCCTCGCCGGTGATCTCCACAAGTTTATATTTTGTGGTCTTCGGATCAGCCATTGGTTCGCGCATCACCCAAATCGACGGGATCAGTTACGGATCATTTATCGTGCCCGGTTTAATTATGCTCGCGGTTTTGACAGAAAGCATATCCAACGCGTCGTTTGGGATCTATTTCCCGAAATTTACCGGAACCATTTACGAGCTTCTTTCCGCGCCCATTTCTTATGTTGAGATCCTTTTAGGCTATGTGGGAGCCGCCGCGACCAAATCGATCTTGCTGGGCATTTTGATCCTGATCACCGCGTTTTTTTTCGTTCCCTTACAGATCGCTCATCCTTTCTTCGTACTTTTCTTTTTAGTCTTAACATCCGTTACGTTCAGCTTGTTCGGTTTTATTATCGGTATCTGGGCGGACGGATTTGAAAAACTACAGATCATTCCGATCTTGATCATCACACCTCTTACATTTTTAGGAGGAAGTTTTTACGCGATCAATATGCTGCCGGATTTTTGGCAAAAGATTTCCTTATTTAATCCGGTCGTGTATCTTATCAGTGGTTTTCGTTGGAGTTTCTACGAAAAGTCCGATGTCGGATTGACGCTTAGCCTATTGATGATATTTGTTTTTCTAGCTGTCTGTATAGCTTTTGTCCAGTGGATCTTTAAAACCGGCTATCGGATAAAGAATTAGCGCTTTGTTTGAAAAACTCGCGCATAGCGCTGGCGAGTGTTTTTTGGCTTGATGTTTCATTATAAAAGAGATACGCTAATCATTAGTTAAAATAAAAACGACGATGACAATAACCGAATTACCCTCAATTTTCCAAAAAGAAGACTTTACTAAAGAAGGCCTTTATTTGCTTTTTCCCGACGGCCAAAAGGTCAAGATCGTGCGCGATGAAATTGAGGCGCTTTCCGAGGAATTTTGGCAAGATCCTAAAAAGATCCACCCTAATATCAAAGAAATGCCCGAATTTCAACCTTGCGGACATTGCCCTCATCATGGCGAAGACATTTTGTGTTTAGCTCTTCGGCCCATTTTGCCATATCTAAAAAACGTCGATCGGTACATGTCTTACCAGGAAGTGACGGCGGTTTTTTCTGCCGGGGACGCATCCAACGTTAAGGTTTCCAAGACAACAACCCAGCAGGCGCTTAAATATGTAGCGATCTTAAGTCTCATTTATTATTGCGAAATGGGCAATCGCTATTGCGGGTTTTTAAAAGATATTAGCCCTCTAACACCGCCTAAGGAAATGGCCGATCATCTTTTAAGCAATATCAAAGAGATCTACGGCGAGGATAAAGCAAAGATCAACGAAGAAATTGCCAAATTTCAAAAGGAAGTTTTAGAATCCGCACAATGCCTGACCAAGCGCTTGCGCTTGATCTGTGAAAATGACGCGTTTTTAAACGCGTTCGTTAACGCCCAAACCGCGCTGGACTTCCTGCTTTTAAAGAACCGAAAACAGTCGGCGGGATAAAAGTTCATTTCACTTTCGTCGCAGAAAATAAGGAAATAGTGAAATTAAGATCTTTAAAAAGCAAAACAACCAACTAATCGAAAGGAGTCATGCAATGCGTTTTATAATTGCATTTTTTGTTGCGGCGTTTGTTTTCGGAATTAATTCAAGTGTTTTTGCCCATTGCGGAAAATGTGGAGTGGGTGAAGCCGCGGAAGGTGAGGCTACGCACATGATGGAAAATAAGGTCTGCATGTGCGGAATGGAACTTGATAAAAAAACCTCCGTCCATGAAGAATACGAAGGAAAGACCTATCATTTTTGCCACACGGATTGTGCGGCGAAGTTTAAGGCAAATCCGGCCGAAGGCGTGAAAATGATTTCTGAAAAGAACATGTAATTGATCCGCTTATGTCTGGGCGCCAAAAACGCAATAGCGTTTTTGGCGCCCTTCGCTTTTACCCACCTTTTCTCTCCACAATTGCACTTCGACGGCGCCCTGACGTATCATTAAGGCGCCGCTCAGCACAACCCTGAGCCCCTCGACTTCCGCTCGGGATGGTGAGCAAGAGTCGAACCACAAGAGAAACGCGTCGAAGGGTTGATTTTCCGAAGGAAAAATTGTATAATTCCGAAGCATGAAGATGAATTAAGTAATGCCCTCTAACTCCCAAGAAAGGAGGCAGAAGTTTCTTCTTTTAACCGTAATCACAATGACTTGCTTTAAAACAAAAGGAGAGTGCTTCAATGTTTAGAAAGTTATTAATTTTAGTTGGAATTTTATTAATTTGCAGCCCAATTTATGCAGATACGTACGTTGATGGATACTACCGCAAAGATGGCACATATGTTCAACCACATTACAGAAGCTCGCCTAATAGCACTGAATACGACAATTATTCGACAAAAGGAAACTACAATCCCTATACGGGCAAAGAGGGAACCAAGAATCCCGATAATGACGGATACAGCGGATCATATAATCCTTATGGATCATCCTCAAAGAAGAATAATAATGAAAACAATGGGGGATGGTGAATAAGCAATGTTTATATTTCAATCTGAGATTCAATTGGGAGAATAGATAGTTCTCACTAGGCGCAATCTTGCATCCGCACATCTCGCGGCGAAGCCGCGGGCCGAAGGCGAATGACGAGTGTTCCCGGAATTCATGGAATTCAAATAGGGGAAAGCGGGAAACGGTTTAAAGGACTCTCAATAAAAGGAGTAAAATGTTTAAAAAAATATTAATAGCAAGCAGTTTTATTGTTTTGATAGTGATGGGATCATTGGAAGCTGAAGCCGTCAACTCTACGAAGGCTAATGCCAAGAGTCCGATTGCTAATAATGTTCAATCTAGTATTCATGCCATGACTGAATCCAAGGCGTATGAGTTATTATACAACAATTCTAAGGAATCAAATGATAGGCTAATGTCAACCACACAATGGGCTTGTGGTTTTGTAGCAGGATTTATTCTATTAGTCCTCGGTACTCAAATATTTTTTAATTATCGTATAGGAAAACAGGAAATAGATAACATAAAAAATGAATTAGAAAAAAGGCTAACCGCAGACAAGTCAAATTTATTAGAAAATATTAACAAAGCTAACAAAGAAAACGAACGTATTGTTCAACAGTTATCAGAGAAGGCAAAAAGCGATCTAAAAGAGATTATAGATTCTAGGTTTACAGAGAAAATAAAACTGCTAGAAACGGAAAAAGAAATCTATAAAAAAGATATAGAATTGATCGAGAGCAGGATCAGTACAAAAATAAGCAATTTAGCTATTGATCTTGAGGGTGTTCAAGGGCACGTGTGGAATTTGAGGGGGGTTAAATCAAATGCGATTACTAGGTTTATTGATAAGGCTTTGCTGCAAATTAAAGAAAAAATAGATGTTAAGTACACGTTAAAGGAAATTCATGAAACCTTAGAAAACCTTTCTGAAATACACGAATCTGATTTTCATTCGCTTGAAGACTTAATGAAGAATATACCTGAGAAATATGATGCTCTAAGGAAGTCCATTGACTTCTTATTTAAAAAAATGCCTATTTATAAATTCGTAGATGATCCAAAAAACCCTGAGAATTCTCTTAAAACGTATGTTAAGAAATAAAAAAGTATTTAGACTGAGTCAACAAAAACGGTGCCAGGCACCACTTAATTTGTTAAATCTCAATATTTGATATGGGAATTCTAACCGACATATTGAAAGTGCTGCCGCTTGCAAGCACTGCCATTGGATCTTACTTCTGGATTCGACGCAACGTTTGGTCTTCACATATTTCAATTGCAAAGATAGCTATACCCGGATATGACTACAATGAAGAACTCATAAGAGAGCTATCCGCACAGCGAGCTGATAGTTTAATAGCATGGATTTATATTGTTTTATCCGTGTTCAGCCAGACCATTTTAAATTTTATTCCTATTCCAACCACCTGGGATTACTCAATAACTTTTGAACCTCAGCATTTATTTCTTTTTTTACTGTGCTGCTTATCTTTCTACTTATTTGGGAATCGTGTGTCGCGGTATACGGAGGAAAGAACTTTTAAGAGAGCTATGAAAATCATCTCAAATCCCAAAAAAGGGGCAGTTCCCGGATAGCACGCAAAAGAAAGTGCCAGGCACCGTTTATAAATTCTAAGGAGATTCACAATGCCCAAACCCATTATAAATATTTCTGATATTAAATTGCAGTCTCGTCCCGCGGCCTTTGCGCCAACAGGCAAGTCCGCCGAAAAGTTCGACGCGAAAATGGGGCCGATCGCGCCACTGATCGGTGCGCAAAAGCTGGGTTACAATATTACG
Coding sequences:
- a CDS encoding ABC transporter permease, with the protein product MNLYSVYAIYKFEMHRWFRTVGQSIASPVISTSLYFVVFGSAIGSRITQIDGISYGSFIVPGLIMLAVLTESISNASFGIYFPKFTGTIYELLSAPISYVEILLGYVGAAATKSILLGILILITAFFFVPLQIAHPFFVLFFLVLTSVTFSLFGFIIGIWADGFEKLQIIPILIITPLTFLGGSFYAINMLPDFWQKISLFNPVVYLISGFRWSFYEKSDVGLTLSLLMIFVFLAVCIAFVQWIFKTGYRIKN
- a CDS encoding YHS domain-containing protein, translating into MRFIIAFFVAAFVFGINSSVFAHCGKCGVGEAAEGEATHMMENKVCMCGMELDKKTSVHEEYEGKTYHFCHTDCAAKFKANPAEGVKMISEKNM